The DNA segment AGAAAATCCTGGGAAGTAAAGCCCAGTCTGACTGATGAGAGGAAATCAGGTGGCACGTCCTTTGCTAATACCCAGTTGGGCTGCACGAGAGAAAATCGTGACATGCCCGTTTCTAAAACCCAGCCCAACAGTGTGAGAGGAAACCATATAATTGGTCCATTTCTAAAACACAGATGGATGTACAAGTCTGGGCATGTCTGGGATTTCACTTCAAGGTACGTCTTGGCAGATGTCATGCGCATGCGCAGTCCCCGGACCCTTCGTGTTCATGTGGACCCATCTAGGCATGGTCCAGGCACAGCCACAGGGATCAAAACCTCAAGCCGAATCCTGTCGAGCGAAAATCCACGCAGCTTGATCAAGGCCACTGGTAAAAATGTTAGCAAGGCAGTCACCGAGGGGGGAAACCGGCAGAGAGCAGGAAAAGGCGGGTTGGGCCACCTAACAGGTCTTTGTTGCAGAACttgagtttcaaagtggctctaAAGAGTTGGCCCTTGAAATTCTCTCATTCAGGACAATTTTTGACGGGCTCTCCTTAAAGCTCTCTGCCCAGCAGTGAAATCCTTCTGTATTAGAGGACATTCTTAAGACGCCTGCTCTGGAACCGTCAAGTGCCAAAAATGGCTGTCTTTGTGGCCAGAATGATTTTGAAGGAGCAAGGCAATTTCGGGGGAATGGGAAGAGCAAAATGCTCGGGCTACGGAGAGCTTTTGCGCCAAATGCAGAAGGGGATGAGATGGAAACCACGGCCCAGATCTAACCTGAATTTTGAACTTGCAAGTGAAGACATGAACAGCAGATCATGTAATCATTGCAGCCCCTTCTCCCAGctgtggaggtttgggggggggggtgccagggtAGCCCCACAGAGTGTTCTCCCCTCTGCAGAGGACTGCGGGACGCAGATGGGTGGGTCACCCTAGGCAAACACACTTGCATTGGAGCCTGGTCCATGCGTTGTCTCTGCACTTAGCCACCAGTCTGCACTTAGCCACGGTCAGGAAGCATTTCGGCAACTTCCTGCTTGTGGTTTTAAGGATGTTATGCCACTTGTgtgaataatttaattttttgtcTCAATACCAGGCCAACATAATCCCTTCTCAAgaccttaggtcaggggtagtcaaactgcggccctccagatgtccatggactacaattcccaggagccccctgccagcgaacgctggcagggggctcctgggaattgtagtccatggacatctggagggccgcagtttgactacccctgccttaggtagTGGTCCTAGTCATACCAAAATTGATCTGGGGAAGAATGCCTGCCCACACCTTGTCCTGACCTGGCTTCCAGGTTGCGAAGCATTTCTGAACATTGCTTTTGATCCAGCCACGCAGCAGTCACGCATGAAGCACGAGGGCTTAGTCACACTGGCGGCCGTGAGCCGGTTAGACCAGGAAGACCTGGCACTGAGCCAGGTGCTAAAACTGGGTCTCATCAAAATCCGTACCCGGATGCTGTTGCGGCAGAGGCTGTTGAgaattcccacacacacacaccccgtgcTGCCACACACATGAGAGCGTGGCCAGCCTCTtccccttttttctctcttctaacccccccccccttgaaacccCATGAATTTTCTCTGAAATGCTGGAGTGGAAATGatgaaaaaagaacaaagaatgaatcatggaatcctagagtgggaaggggccatcccagcccaaccccccccccctcaatgcagcatcagcctcaagcatccaggataagtacctgcccAGCTACtacctgaagaccaccagtgagagggagctctccCCTGCCTTAGGtggcccattccatggctgaactagactcctagaatcctaggccagtggttctcaaccttcctaatgccgcgaccctttaatacagttcctcatgttggggtgaccccagccataaaatgatgcaagggttctttcacagaaattaaaccgaaaccgaccaatggcgtgaagatccactgttcaggattgtatattgTAAACTGTATATTccttggggtttctcagttccgttctgcctcttgtcccaccatgctgatcttgctcttttccgctgctccaggcagacgaacgctctatctcaatctacctcacaagactgttgtgtggatggtgcccccccccccggccaagctgcttcccCTCCCGCAACCCCCAtgaaaggatcgttcgacccCAAAaaaggtcctgacccccaggttgagaaccactgggctagagtgtgaaggggccacagaggtcgtctagtcccaccccctgctcaatgcaggatcagcctcaagcatccaggataagtacctgtccggccactgcttgaagacggccagtgagggggagctccccactgccTTAGGCCATAggatccactgctgaactactcggactgtgaaattgctttcctgatatctagccgctATTGTTctctacatagtttaaacccattcctgcgggACAGGAAACCTGTCtttccacacacccctccccccaaaggctgccCCTCCATCTTGCTTTTCTGGGTAATTTTTGatcgcagcagggtgagcagtaGAGCACGGTTCAGCTCAAGGCCTTTCAAATTAGAGTCGATGGGCAGGGTGATTGCCCTGTATTTTCAGATTAATACTTGGAATCTTTGCCCTAGTAAAAATAGCAGCCAAAAGCAAGGGCCAGAACTGGCAGGACAAGGGGTTGCTCagggtttggagggagggggtcaacatgtgAGGGAAGCTTCCAGAGATGGAGGCGGATCAGAACGGGCTCAAAACGTGACACCGAATCCCAGTGTTGTGTCCCTTCTCTGCAGCAGGTGTACCTAAATCCAACCACCTTAACGGGCCTTGAAATCTGTGGcccaagccaacctccacctcctGCGGCCAGCCGTGAACCTTAGCAGGTCTTGGAAGGCGTGATTGGAGGCCCCGCCTTAAACCCCACGGTCAGTCTTTCCCCTTTGAGCACCAGGGTGGCTCCCAGGAGAGAAGCAGCCAGGGCCAGACCGGAAGCCTCGTTGCTGAATATCTGCCTTTTATTATTTTCACCCCCCGTCCTCTCCTCAGTGCAGAGCTCGCCTCGGGTGGGAGGCACTTCTTGCTGCCCCCCCTCCTGTCAAGCATTCATCGGCCTGGAGGCAAATAGAGTTTCTCAAGCATCACATCCCCGTCCACCTCCAGAAAGATGGCGTCCTTCGGCGGGAAGCAGTGGGGGAACTCGTCCAGGAGTCGGCCATTGGCGAATATCTGGGAGAAAAAGAGACGGGGTGGAAGGGGGTGGAAGGAGCgggctctggcagccaggccagccATCTCCAATCACTGGGGTGGAGGGTCTTGCTTTGGCCCCCTCTCAACCAGGGGACTGGGCACCTTCCGGTGAGTTGCAGAGATCCACCCAGATTCTGTAGCACTGCCTGTTCTTTGGCAGCTTTTGGGGGGAGCCCACTGCTTGGTGCGCTTACACAAAGAGGGGCCGTGTTTCCTTGTCCCTCTCAGCCTGCAAGCTGAGAGGTCGACAGGAAAGAGGATTCTGCCACTGCTTGATACAAGTATTTCATCTCTCTTTTCCTGGCACTGCTGCCCATTGTCCTAGCCTTGACACCCGAGGTCCCGTAACCACACCACTTTTGTGTCTCTGAGGCCGCTCGACTTCCTCTCGAGCTTAAGAACAGCagcagagcccagctggatcagaccagaagtctatcagcatcttgtctcacccagtggtcaaccagttcctctggagggccaacaataaggcaggcaggccaaggccttcccctgatgtcacCCCCTGGCCCcgggattcagaggtttgctgcctctgaatgtaggtGTCCCTTTTAAACACCTTGGCTACTAGTCACATGCTCCTCGAATCTCTCCCATCCCCCTTTAATGCCCatggccatccctacatcctctagcagcaaagttcacattttaatcaccatAGCCTGCATCTTAGCACAGCCTAAAAACTATCCCTAGATCATGGCTCATAACTCTTCTGGATAGGACAAGGAAGTGAATAccttcttctgccccccccctttctgcagtgTGCAGTTCCAGATAGACTGCCTCTATATATGAAGGTGCCATTTAATTGTCAATGCCCAggtcctcccttcctgccccagggTGGCTAATAATCCCTTCAGTGGATCTTAAGCATGTTCCTGCGAGTTCCATCTGCTGTTCGTTGCAAGCGGAAGAGATTTTTGCTTTCTGCTCCAAACCACCAGAAAGTCAAACATGACTTCATCTCATACAATCCTCAACTGAGCCATGCATAACATGAAAACCTGTATTTGCCTTTCTCCTTCCAGATTTCAGAAAAAAGCCCCCCCCAatggcattcccccctccccagacaaaCCTTGTAGCTGTTGTACGTCACACTGATCTTGATCGTGAACCTTCTGCCCGGCTTCAGGGGGCTTTCCTTGATCCGCGGTCGGTCGTCAAAGCAGTTCAGCTTAATGATGGCCAAGTAGGGGAAGTCCTCAAAGCGGGCTTCGAGTCGGAGGGCCTTAGCCCTCTCGTATTGGCCCTTGGCAAACTGGATGTAGAACCTGCCAGAGGAGAGGAGCCGTCACCCGTTTGCCCCCAGCAGGGTTTTTGAGGTGCTCAGATAAGGTTTTTGAGGTGCACACCTTGCCGACTCTCCTGCAGAAATCAAACTTGTAATAAAGGAACATAAAACATCggaagaactctgctggatcggaccaggaGTCCAtcgagttcccctggagggccagccacagggcagggaggccaaggccttcctaaggacatcaggggagccctgctgggtcagaccagggagggcccatccagtccagcctcccgtctcacacgggatccagccagttcctctggagggccagccacagggcagagaggccgaggccttcccctgagaagaccctcagaagagccctgctgggtcaggccagggagggcccatccagtccaacctcccgtctcacccaggggccagccaggtcccctggagggccagccacagggcagagaagccgaggccttcctaaggagatcaggagagccctgctgggtcagaccagggagggcccatccagtccagcctcccgtctcacccaggggccagccagtttctctggagggccagccacagggcagagaggccgaggccttcccctgagaagaatatAAACcaagtcctgctgggtcagaccaggatctggtccagcctcctctccCAAATGGTGGTGGAACAGTCCCTATGCAGGACCAATGGGCACGATGGAGGGGTGGAGGTTTTCCACAGCTACCTTGCCTAATAACTATTGATCTCCATGAATTCatcaaatccttttttaaaagctgtttatggCCATCATTACAccctttggcagcaaattccgCATTCTGATCCCCCTCAGTCTAAAgcggcatttccttttgtccaccctgaGCCTACCGCCCAACTActttgctgggtgcccttgaTTAGTAGTATTTGGGAAGAGAGACCAGGTTCCCTTTGTCAACTCTTCCTACCCCAGGCATCATTTTAGAAACCTCCCTCTTGTTCCCCCtgagttgtctcttttctaaacggacatgccccagactcttcagcctttcctcctagggaaggggctccaacccccccccccccatcatcttgGGTGCCCTCCTCTGTCCTTTCCCCAACTCTGTCCTTTGAGACAGGGTGACCAGAAGTGTAACCTGTACAATGAAGCAGCACCATAGATCTCTCCAGGGGCATCCCCAGACTGGCTGTTCTAGTCTCAAGCCCCTCCCTAAGGATCCCTGTtgcagagtttgcctttttcacggATGCAGCAACACAGAGTTGACCCTTTCATGGAGCTGTCCATTCTCAGCaacgtcaggccaccggcaccccagaatcacagaatcctagagttggaaggggccatacaggccatctagtccaaccccctgcaacacaggatcagccctgagcatcctaaagcaacagggCAGATCCCTTTCAGTCTAAACTTCGCCTACATTCAAAGCTGGAATATTGTGGCCTTACCGATGCTCAGCTTCACTTGCCACTGTCACCCACCCTCACCCAGTTGGTCAAAGTCCTCTTGGATCTCTTCACAGCCAGCCTTGGTGGTCACCATCCCGAATAATcttttgtcatctgcaaacttggccactgtgCTAGTCTGGTTCACCCTGGTTCTAGCTCTCCACACTGAAATGGGCTGAAATGTAGAAAGTACTCTGTGCATGCCCAGAAGCACTCTCCTTGAGTGACACTGCGCAAGTTCAGGGCAAAACTTTGGGTGGGGAGTGCCAATCCCCAGCTTGAGTGAAATAAAGCTGAAAGAGAGACACCCTCAAGGAATGTTAAACCAGAAGTTCACAAACCACAAGAGAGAGAGTCCTGCAGAGCTCAAAAATAGAAACATCACCTGAAACCACAACATGAAAAAGAACACGACAGAAAGACAGCCGCAAATAATCTTCTGTGTTAGTGGCGGCGGGTGTGTCCAGACATGGATAAATAGACAGGAGATTTCTGTAAATATACAACATCTCAAAAAGGAAGTCATGACAGCCGACAGCCCCCCAGTCGGACTCCATCTTCTTCAGATCGTTTCTCCCATTTGTTCAGTTTTTAGATTGCCACCAAAGGGTAATGTTGCCACAGTGTGTGGGTCTGCAGAGAGTCTGGAAGCTCCCATTCTTTCAAAGGACGTGTTCAAACATTAACAGCAActtaagacccccccccaaaaaaaaacgtaCTAATTATtttgacttatggcgaccctgtaagtcaggggtagtcaaagtgcggccctccagatgtccatggactacaattcccatgagcccctgccagcattcgctgttgTAAAGCAGGGAGAGGCctgggacccacctggaggttggctaccctgttTTGACATATCAACTTCTAGTGAAAGAAAAATTGTCTCTGCTGAGGAGTGCATCTTTCCTTACTGACCATGCACTTTTCTGTCGCAAGGACTGACGGATAAGTTACCATTTGCTCTGTTCTGGAATCAAACCTTCTAGCACGACCACCGATTCTGGATGGAGGCCACCCCTGATCCTCCGGTTGAAAGGCATGTCCTGTAAGACAGAATTAGAAGCTGAGGCCCACTTGGCCATTCTAGCTGCCATATTTCtagtcctgtagagcagtggtccccaacccccggtccggagcccgggaccggtccgtggatcagtcgtcctccccggctgctgcctcgggggctgccctaccactccgcttccggctcacctttggtgctctccagcggccgccatgtctggggcaccccctcagcgtggcactgcgcagctgcagcaggcagcaggaagtcaggggcgccagcgggaaagcaagtggagcaggggctcaggcgacaacgtcccttgacaaaagactaacgcccccccccccgggcctcagtaaaattgtcaagtgttgaccggtccccggtgataaaaaggttggggaccactgctgtagaggacagAAAAGTCTCTTGACTCTCAGAATACCCAGCCATGTCGGGCCTCTCATTTTCCAAGCTGTGGACTATCATGCTTAAATGCTGACTGGATGGCCAGTTTtgtgttgagaaacacctggagatttgggggtttgaTCCTGAGGAGGGCataatttggggaggagagggacttccagggggcagaatgccacagagtctCCCTTCTGAAGGGGCCATTTTCTCACAGTGAATTGACCACTGtttgggttgggcgcttcagccaccaaagcggccgttccagcctgaagcaggcAGAGCCGAAGCGCCCAGCCCTAACAGACCCCTTGTAATCCCAGGTGCAGAACATGCCCAGAACCTCAGAGGACCTCCTCGGGCTTTCCTGACTTGCAAAACGGGGCTGGGAAACCATAATAAAGTAGTTGGGAGGGTAATTCTACGGAAAAACGAGCAGGCTGATGTTTTGAAATGTTCAGTGGGTCTGTGAAATGGCGTGGCCTTTCCCGCCCCCAAAGCTGCACGGGATGATGCCGCAAGAGAGATTTGACACGTGGGGAGGTTTGTTTTTGCTCTGCTTTGCGGAGGTGTGGTTTTCTAAGGAATACGGATGTTGCAGCTCCTCCGCCAGCCAAACAGGCCCTGAACTGGCCCGGTGGGGCAATGAAGGTTTGTGCTGCATTTCTCAATTCTTGCACATTTAGAAAGGCAAACTGGTTGCTTTGTTTTTGCCATTGTACGATGGAGCAACTGAGGAACTGTCCAGATGAAGAGAGCCAAAAGGGATCCCTCCTTTTCGCTTGAGACTGCCAACCTGCCCAGACTGGGGCTGGGGACGCCAGGTATGCTTGGGTTTGCCGGGGTCTGCTCCGGTcacaggcaggggctggggccatagggttgccagctccagtttggggaaGCTCTTGGGAGATTtgaggtggatcctggggaggacaaggattCCAGCTGGAGTACAATCCCAtaaaaccaggggtggccaaattggctctccagctgtcaatggactacatttaccatgaacccctgccaataggctatactggcaggggctcatggtaatttcagtccatgaacaactggagagccacagtttggccactgctgctaAGCAGAGGGGTAGGCACATTTGTTATGAAGGCCAACAGAACGGACATAAAGGTCGCTCTTTCAGGATGGGCCATGCCTGCAAGAGAATATAATGCCAGGTATGGGAGACTTAAGTTTTACAAAGGATATGGGCAAACCCAATGAcacagaagagttgttttttataccccgcttttcactgcctgaaggagtctcaaagcagcttccaatcaccatacctttcctctctccacaacagacaacctgtgaggaaggtggggttgagagagagagctgtgagaacagctctatctgggctgtgactagcccaaggccacccagctggctgcatgtggaggagcgggggaaccgaacccagctcaccagattaaaagccgctgctcttCACCATCACACCATGCTGAACGATATTACTTGTTTTCAAACATGCTTACAACATTGACACCCTTTTGGTATTTCCCTGAGGCGGGACAGGCCCCAGGTGGAGGTGGAAAAGGTGAACAAGCCGGCCTTCGGTTAGGGGCTCCCGTTTCCCCTCTTGGCATCCCTGGCCAGGTAACCTTAGTGCATTAGCAGGAGTCTGTCCCACTCATGCCCTGGggtggcagctctgggttgggaaatacttggagagttggggatggaggctgggaacTTCAGCTAGGCTTGTCCACTTCGGcggccaaagtggccgttccagtccgaagcagccagcgccatggcgctggctgcttcaggctggaacggccactttggccgCCGAAGTGGACAAGCCTAGCTGAAGCAGTGGACGATTCTACAGAACCCACGTTCCAGGCTGGCATTTCCCCCAgatcaggggatctgatctc comes from the Paroedura picta isolate Pp20150507F unplaced genomic scaffold, Ppicta_v3.0 Ppicta_v3_sca21, whole genome shotgun sequence genome and includes:
- the LOC143828257 gene encoding galectin-4-like, with amino-acid sequence MDAPKGEPPPLASWLQKGPASLGAKPPPSLLPLPLPGTKTARMAIEPETFDMPFNRRIRGGLHPESVVVLEGLIPEQSKWFYIQFAKGQYERAKALRLEARFEDFPYLAIIKLNCFDDRPRIKESPLKPGRRFTIKISVTYNSYKIFANGRLLDEFPHCFPPKDAIFLEVDGDVMLEKLYLPPGR